In the genome of Eggerthella sp. YY7918, one region contains:
- the metG gene encoding methionine--tRNA ligase, with protein MSKGTYSFTTPIYYVNAAPHLGTAYTTIAADTVARYQRMNGYDVAFVTGMDEHGQKVADTAADKGMTPQDWCDSMEPTFREAWDMLGITYTDFVRTTEPRHARSVRKFWQDLYDKGWCYKGSYEGWYCVHEETYYAESDLEKNDEGEFVCPDCKRPVQKAGGEENWFFKLSEFQEPLLKFYEENPEFIRPETRKNEIVSFVKSGLKDLSISRSTFDWGVPLPFDEGHVAYVWADALLAYLTGIGYADEGDRAGEFDARWPMQYHFVGKDITRFHCVIWPAMLMAAGLPITHTVFGHGFLLTKGEKMSKSKGNALKPADLVRVFGVDAYRYYFMSDVQFGADGSISLERMVQVYNADLANTWGNLCSRVFNMTKKYFGSQVPEVPAEVLAKENPLRAISDELYAEYDAALSAADFTRAAAAVQKLAGRVNLYVEESAPWNLAKSEETAGELAEVIYNALEAIRIIALYMAPLMPNTSAEVFRRLSLGDITAVTDIEAATAWGQLPAGNQVEIGDPLFPRLDMDAVDLNME; from the coding sequence ATGTCAAAGGGAACCTACTCGTTTACCACGCCCATCTATTATGTTAACGCGGCCCCGCACCTCGGTACCGCCTACACCACTATCGCGGCCGACACTGTGGCGCGCTACCAGCGCATGAACGGCTACGACGTCGCGTTCGTCACGGGTATGGACGAGCACGGACAGAAGGTGGCTGACACGGCCGCCGACAAGGGCATGACCCCGCAGGACTGGTGCGACTCCATGGAGCCGACCTTCCGCGAGGCGTGGGACATGCTCGGCATCACCTACACCGATTTCGTGCGTACCACCGAGCCGCGCCACGCGCGCTCCGTGCGTAAATTCTGGCAGGACCTCTACGACAAGGGTTGGTGCTACAAGGGCAGCTACGAGGGCTGGTACTGCGTGCACGAAGAAACCTACTACGCTGAGAGCGACCTCGAGAAAAACGACGAGGGCGAGTTCGTGTGCCCCGACTGCAAGCGTCCCGTGCAGAAGGCGGGTGGCGAGGAGAACTGGTTCTTCAAGCTGTCCGAGTTCCAGGAGCCGCTGCTGAAGTTCTACGAGGAGAATCCCGAGTTCATCCGCCCGGAAACACGCAAGAACGAGATTGTGTCGTTCGTGAAGAGCGGCCTGAAGGACCTCTCCATCAGCCGCAGCACCTTCGACTGGGGCGTGCCGCTGCCGTTCGACGAGGGCCATGTGGCCTACGTGTGGGCCGACGCGCTGCTGGCCTACCTCACGGGTATCGGGTACGCCGACGAGGGCGACCGCGCGGGCGAGTTTGACGCGCGTTGGCCTATGCAGTACCACTTCGTGGGCAAGGACATTACGCGCTTCCACTGCGTCATCTGGCCGGCCATGCTCATGGCGGCGGGACTGCCCATCACGCACACGGTATTCGGCCACGGCTTCTTGCTCACGAAGGGCGAGAAGATGTCGAAGTCGAAGGGCAACGCGCTCAAGCCTGCCGATCTCGTGCGCGTGTTCGGCGTGGATGCGTACCGCTACTACTTTATGAGCGACGTGCAGTTCGGTGCGGACGGTTCCATCTCGCTCGAGCGCATGGTGCAGGTGTACAACGCCGATTTGGCGAACACCTGGGGAAACCTGTGCAGCCGTGTGTTCAACATGACGAAGAAGTACTTCGGCTCGCAGGTGCCGGAGGTACCCGCCGAGGTGCTGGCAAAGGAAAACCCGCTGCGCGCGATCAGCGACGAGCTGTACGCGGAATACGATGCTGCTCTGAGCGCCGCCGACTTCACGCGCGCGGCCGCCGCGGTGCAGAAGCTGGCCGGCCGTGTGAACCTCTACGTGGAGGAAAGCGCCCCGTGGAACCTCGCGAAGAGCGAGGAAACCGCAGGGGAGTTGGCCGAAGTCATCTACAACGCGCTTGAGGCTATCCGTATCATCGCGCTGTACATGGCGCCGCTCATGCCCAATACGTCGGCCGAGGTGTTCCGCCGCCTGAGCTTGGGCGACATCACGGCGGTTACGGACATCGAAGCCGCCACCGCCTGGGGTCAGCTGCCCGCTGGCAACCAGGTGGAAATTGGCGACCCGCTGTTCCCGCGCCTGGATATGGACGCAGTCGACCTCAACATGGAGTAG